Sequence from the Pontibacter pudoricolor genome:
GCGAAGTACCCCATGGCCACGGAGAAGAAACCGGTAAAGATAAAGCCGAAGGGCTGGCCGTATACGATGAGCACAACCTGATGGTAGTTTTCGATAGTCCCCGGGATAACCGGAAAGTGGGTGAGCACAGCGTAACCGGCGATATCATTAAAGTTGATTAAGCAGCCGCCAAACTATAAACCCGTATACAACAATCTACCAACAAAATAAGCTATGAAAATACTGGAAGCATTAGCAGGTGGCCTGGCAGGTGCCTGTGTTTTAACCCTGACCCACGAAAGTTTACGAAGAGTAGTGCCGGACGCCCCGCGCATGGACATACTGGGGATGCGCGCCATCGCTAAACTAATGGAGAAGGCCGGCGCTACGCCACCTGACGATGAAACCCTACACGACTGGGCAATGGTTGGGGACGTGGTCTCGAACGGATTATACTATAGCCTGGCGGGTACCGATAAGAATGCCTTGTGGCGCGGCACGCTCCTGGGGGCGATGGCGGGCATTGGTGCTATTACCTTGCCTGGTCCGCTGGGCCTGGGAGAGGCGCCAAGCGAGCGTACTACCCAAACCAAAGTAATGGCTGTTGGCTTGTACCTGATGGGTGGTATAGTTGCTGCCTTGGCAGCACGCGCTATTGTAAAAGCAACAAAATAAGAAAGGCCTGTAAACTATAAACCCCGGTAAGCAATGCGTTTACCGGGGTTTATAGTTTATTTTATTGCTGATCCTGGTTGCCGGCACTTTCGTCGGTCGGAGGGTTCTGGCTCATGGTGTCTGTTGGAGTTCCGGTATTTGTTGTGTCCGTCATTTCTCCGTTCATATCTGTCTGTGTTTCTTCGGTATTGGTATTGCCGGATTCAACGCCGGTTGTGGTTTCGGAGGTGCAGCTTGCCAGCAGGCCGGTAGCCAATGCGCCAACAGCCAGTAAATTCATCGTTATCTTCTTCATAGTTGTATCAATTTATAGTTTAGGATATGCTCTTAGTCCGGAGCAGATCATCTCACTTTTTACGTAGGATAGCGGCCAGAGTATACTATATACCGTAACATAACTATAGTTAGCTCACTTTCTGAAGGTAATCCTGCTGCGCTTTTTCAAGTAACGCTATAAGGTGCTGGCGTTGCGCCCGGAGCTTCTTAACTATATTTTGCCGGCTATAAAACAGGCGTAAAAGCAGCCAGTGACTTTGTGTGCGCTGCAGCGTATTCCAGTAATGCAGTGTAAAAAAGCCGCTCAGTGGCAGGCTTAGGAAATAGAGGAGCAGCTTAATCCCAGCTATGTTCAGCCATTCGTGTGCCAGCCATAGTTCTAGCCCATAACATATCGGGAAAGTAAAAATGCCAACGGTAAGCATAATAGGCGCAAACCACTCTTCCTCTTTAGTTACGGCGCGGGCCACTTTAGACGGCACGATATACGGAATATAGTTGTGCACTAAGCCAAAAAGGTAAATCGGGAAACCCAGTATGATGTACAGTAACCCGATGATACTTTGCTTCATCACATCGCTGCTTTCTTTGCTTAACACCGGGTCCTGTATGCCCAGGCGCTGCAATTGCCTGGTATAGTTGCTCAGTTCCTGTTTTATAGTTGCAATCCGGTCAGGCTCCGTCTGGCTGAAGTGTGTTATGCTTTTAATGATGCCTTTGGTAACTATAAAATCCTGCTCCTGGGGTAACGCGCCGGCTGGTACTATAGGCGAAAGCCTGTCTCTGTAAATAGCTTCCACCTGCCGGGCCAGTTCATCTTCCTCGTCTGTCGGGGTGTGTATGATCAGCTTTTCCAGCCGCACCCTAATCTCTTCGGTAAGGGCAAGCACAGCAGCTGGGCCATCGTGCTGGTACGTTGCCAGGTAATCAGATACAGAGATCGGTTTTCCAACATTTACAAAAACGTCGCTCCTGAAACGGGTAGGGGCAGAATAATTCAGCCCGACCGGCAATATTTTTACTTCCCGGTTACTTTCTGACGCAGCGCCTAAGGCAATGCGGGCGGTGCCGGTTTTAAGTTTGCGCAGGCGTCGCTGGTTAAAGCTGTTGCCTTCCGGGAAAATAAGCAGTGTCTTTTGTTGGTCGAGCGCCTTAAAACTGGCAGCAAAAGCGTCGTCGTTGCTTATAGTTGCGTTGGGGTTATCTTCTTTGCGGTGTATCGGTATCAGGTGCATCTGGCGCAGCATCCAGTTCTGGAATTTAGAGCCAAACACGGTGCTCTTGGCAATAAAAAATACCGGTTGCTTTAGCTGGGCAGCTATTACAATCGGGTCCATAAAGGTATTCGGGTGGTTAGATACGACCAGCAACGGGCCGTTGTCGGGTATCAGGTGAGCATGGCGCACTTCCAGTTTCCGGAAAAAGAACCAGAGCCCGGCTTTGTAAAGCAGCTTCAGGAGGGTGTAAAGCATGTTATGGTAGTTTCAGAATAGAAGTATAAACGGCATCTACCACTTCACCCATGCGCTTAAAATCCAGGGTATAAATGGTGTCGGTTGGTTGGTGATAATTGCTGTTGCGGTAAAAAGAAGTATCTGTGATCATGAGTGCATCAAACCCGAAGCGCCAATAGTTCAGATGATCGGAAAAGTCTACGCCGGTTACAAAAGCCGGTGCCCGTAATGATTTTACAGGTAGCGTAGCGGCCTTTTTATAGTTGCGCAACATGCTTCGCCCGAAACTGCCGTTACCAAAGCGCTGCACTATGGCAATGTAGTTGCCGCGGCTGCCATAAAACAGTTTCATGGGGGCTACGGGGTAACGCTGTGTGCCTTTCTCATCTTTAAAGTAACCTATCATCTCCAGAGAAATCATACCCATCAGCTTTGCCTGCTGCTCATAAAGCGAGTTCGCATGCACGTAACTGCCCATGTGCTCTGTCCGAAAGTATGGAGGCTCTTCTAAGGTATAAGCAACAAAATCTATCCTGAAAGGCAGCGTGTGGTTATTGAGTAACCTGGCAAGTTCCAGCAAGCCTGCCACACCGCTGGCATTATCGTCTGCGCCGGGTTGGTCTTCACACACGTCGTAGTGTGCTCCTACCACCAGCCGTGGGGCATCTGCAGGGCCTGCCGAAAATATAACATTACGATATTCGTTTCCGGCCACGGTATATACCTGCTCCTGTACCTGTCCGTTTAGTTGCTCAAACTCACTGCGGATATATGCTGCTACCTGGTTAAGTGCATCGGTGTGCTGGTGGTTGCGTGGCTGCGCTGTAGCGGTAATGGCAAGCAGGTGCTGTTTTAGCTTTACAGTGTCTGCATTGCCGGCAAATGCAGATGTAGTACCTACCAAGCAGACCAGCCATACAAATAATGCCTTCATCAGAATTTTGGAAATAAATGTAATGACCAATATAGCAATTTATAGTAGATAACCACTATCTAAAGCACGGAGCAAGTCCTAGTGAAGTAGCAGACGCAGGATGGTGCTGCTGGCATGAATCAGGAATGTCACTTAACCGGGGGTACGGTTGTGAGCCAGTCGTAGGCAGAGGTAAGGTCGCTGAAAGAGCGGGTCTCGATATAAGATTCCAGTTGTTTATAGAACTGCTGTTGCTGCAATTCGGTTTCGGGATGAAAAGGATGAATAACTGCTACCTTTTTTAGTGGGAGTTTGGTGTAGGCTTTGGCAAAAATAGTGCAGGTCCAGTGCAG
This genomic interval carries:
- a CDS encoding lysophospholipid acyltransferase family protein → MLYTLLKLLYKAGLWFFFRKLEVRHAHLIPDNGPLLVVSNHPNTFMDPIVIAAQLKQPVFFIAKSTVFGSKFQNWMLRQMHLIPIHRKEDNPNATISNDDAFAASFKALDQQKTLLIFPEGNSFNQRRLRKLKTGTARIALGAASESNREVKILPVGLNYSAPTRFRSDVFVNVGKPISVSDYLATYQHDGPAAVLALTEEIRVRLEKLIIHTPTDEEDELARQVEAIYRDRLSPIVPAGALPQEQDFIVTKGIIKSITHFSQTEPDRIATIKQELSNYTRQLQRLGIQDPVLSKESSDVMKQSIIGLLYIILGFPIYLFGLVHNYIPYIVPSKVARAVTKEEEWFAPIMLTVGIFTFPICYGLELWLAHEWLNIAGIKLLLYFLSLPLSGFFTLHYWNTLQRTQSHWLLLRLFYSRQNIVKKLRAQRQHLIALLEKAQQDYLQKVS
- a CDS encoding M28 family peptidase, which translates into the protein MKALFVWLVCLVGTTSAFAGNADTVKLKQHLLAITATAQPRNHQHTDALNQVAAYIRSEFEQLNGQVQEQVYTVAGNEYRNVIFSAGPADAPRLVVGAHYDVCEDQPGADDNASGVAGLLELARLLNNHTLPFRIDFVAYTLEEPPYFRTEHMGSYVHANSLYEQQAKLMGMISLEMIGYFKDEKGTQRYPVAPMKLFYGSRGNYIAIVQRFGNGSFGRSMLRNYKKAATLPVKSLRAPAFVTGVDFSDHLNYWRFGFDALMITDTSFYRNSNYHQPTDTIYTLDFKRMGEVVDAVYTSILKLP